One stretch of Oryzias latipes chromosome 7, ASM223467v1 DNA includes these proteins:
- the taf8 gene encoding transcription initiation factor TFIID subunit 8 isoform X2 — protein MADPAVTPGGALNSSGRGSGAKAASSPAENYHLARRRTLQVVVSALLTESGFDSAEKAAVETLTEMMQSYITEIGRCAKAYCEHTARSVPTLSDAVLTLIEMGFNVDTLPVYAKRSQRMVITAPPVTNAPGTPKSLSAGQKRTHPSHIPSHLPEFPDPHTYIKTPTFREPVSDYQVLREKAASQRRDVERALTRFMAKTGETQSLFKDDVTAFPLIAARPSVIPYLSALLPSELELQSLEETDSSEQDDQTDSENAAGNINSDDPGADKQNSMLPPSAVVSSAKANEDNMIDNPYLRPVKKPKVRRKK, from the exons cgaGGGTCTGGAGCCAAAGCAGCTTCAAGCCCTGCAGAGAACTACCACCTGGCCCGGCGCCGCACCCTGCAGGTCGTGGTCAGCGCCCTGCTGACTGAGAGCGGCTTTGACAGCGCTGAAAAGGCGGCGGTGGAGACGCTCACAGAGATGATGCAGAGCT ACATCACAGAGATCGGTCGGTGTGCCAAGGCCTACTGTGAGCACACAGCCAGAAGCGTCCCCACCCTGTCAGACGCGGTGCTGACTCTCATTGAAATGG GTTTCAATGTGGACACGCTGCCGGTTTACGCCAAACGGTCGCAGAGGATGGTCATAACTGCTC ctcCGGTGACGAATGCTCCAGGGACGCCCAAGTCTCTATCGGCGGGACAAAAACGCACACACCCATCTCACATCCCCAGCCATTTGCCAGAGTTCCCAGACCCCCACACCTACATCAAAACTCCT ACTTTTAGGGAGCCAGTGTCCGACTACCAAGTGCTCAGAGAGAAGGCCGCCTCCCAGAGGAGAGACGTGGAACGAGCCCTCACCCGCTTCATGGCCAAGACGGGAGAAACACAAAGCCTCTTCAAGGACGACGTCACCGCCTTCCCAC TGATCGCCGCCCGGCCCAGCGTCATCCCGTACCTCAGCGCCCTTCTGCCCTCGGAGCTGGAACTGCAGTCCCTCGAGGAGACGGACTCCTCCGAACAGGACGACCAGACGGACAGTGAGAACGCAGCGGGGAACATCAATTCT GACGATCCAGGCGCCGACAAACAAAACTCCATGCTTCCTCCCAGCGCCGTCGTCTCGTCCGCCAAAGCCAACGAAGACAACATGATCGACAACCCGTACCTCCGACCCGTCAAGAAACCCAAAGTGAGGCGGAAGAAGTGA
- the taf8 gene encoding transcription initiation factor TFIID subunit 8 isoform X1: MADPAVTPGGALNSSGRGSGAKAASSPAENYHLARRRTLQVVVSALLTESGFDSAEKAAVETLTEMMQSYITEIGRCAKAYCEHTARSVPTLSDAVLTLIEMGFNVDTLPVYAKRSQRMVITAPPVTNAPGTPKSLSAGQKRTHPSHIPSHLPEFPDPHTYIKTPTFREPVSDYQVLREKAASQRRDVERALTRFMAKTGETQSLFKDDVTAFPLIAARPSVIPYLSALLPSELELQSLEETDSSEQDDQTDSENAAGNINSQDDPGADKQNSMLPPSAVVSSAKANEDNMIDNPYLRPVKKPKVRRKK; the protein is encoded by the exons cgaGGGTCTGGAGCCAAAGCAGCTTCAAGCCCTGCAGAGAACTACCACCTGGCCCGGCGCCGCACCCTGCAGGTCGTGGTCAGCGCCCTGCTGACTGAGAGCGGCTTTGACAGCGCTGAAAAGGCGGCGGTGGAGACGCTCACAGAGATGATGCAGAGCT ACATCACAGAGATCGGTCGGTGTGCCAAGGCCTACTGTGAGCACACAGCCAGAAGCGTCCCCACCCTGTCAGACGCGGTGCTGACTCTCATTGAAATGG GTTTCAATGTGGACACGCTGCCGGTTTACGCCAAACGGTCGCAGAGGATGGTCATAACTGCTC ctcCGGTGACGAATGCTCCAGGGACGCCCAAGTCTCTATCGGCGGGACAAAAACGCACACACCCATCTCACATCCCCAGCCATTTGCCAGAGTTCCCAGACCCCCACACCTACATCAAAACTCCT ACTTTTAGGGAGCCAGTGTCCGACTACCAAGTGCTCAGAGAGAAGGCCGCCTCCCAGAGGAGAGACGTGGAACGAGCCCTCACCCGCTTCATGGCCAAGACGGGAGAAACACAAAGCCTCTTCAAGGACGACGTCACCGCCTTCCCAC TGATCGCCGCCCGGCCCAGCGTCATCCCGTACCTCAGCGCCCTTCTGCCCTCGGAGCTGGAACTGCAGTCCCTCGAGGAGACGGACTCCTCCGAACAGGACGACCAGACGGACAGTGAGAACGCAGCGGGGAACATCAATTCT CAGGACGATCCAGGCGCCGACAAACAAAACTCCATGCTTCCTCCCAGCGCCGTCGTCTCGTCCGCCAAAGCCAACGAAGACAACATGATCGACAACCCGTACCTCCGACCCGTCAAGAAACCCAAAGTGAGGCGGAAGAAGTGA